In Zingiber officinale cultivar Zhangliang chromosome 8B, Zo_v1.1, whole genome shotgun sequence, a single genomic region encodes these proteins:
- the LOC122017049 gene encoding methyl-CpG-binding domain-containing protein 2-like: protein MSHLGAVSPKFKKKQARSSQKLTTKLHNSLEDPNTNDSEDDLPVDNASKQLVLHNEASSNPGQGATDLIESYPRSSQSSVASSASNHSSRVVPYVGHFTVQCSECLKWRLIPTKEKYEEIREKISEFPFLCTRAREWRPDISCDDPADIYQDGSKLWAIDKPDISQAPPGWERLLRIRGEGGSRFADIYYVTPSGKKLRSMVEVERYLQAQPEHARDGVNISQFSFLIPRPLQDNYVRKPSATRNMNKPTPLEPYEDRPKQN from the exons ATG TCTCATCTTGGTGCTGTTTCTCCGAAATTTAAAAAGAAACAAGCTAGATCATCACAGAAGTTAACTACCAAACTCCACAATTCTTTGGAAGACCCCAACACAAATGATTCGGAGGATGATCTACCTGTAGATAATGCTTCAAAGCAATTGGTGCTTCATAATGAGGCTTctagtaatcctggacaaggtgCTACTGATCTTATTGAAAGTTATCCTAGATCCTCTCAGAGTTCTGTCGCCTCATCAGCATCAAATCATTCTTCTAGAGTTGTGCCGTATGTAGGACACTTCACAGTCCAGTGTTCTGAATGCCTCAAGTGGAGACTTATTCCAACAAAGGAGAAGTATGAAGAAATACGAGAAAAAATCTCAGAATTCCCTTTCTTATGCACCCGAGCTCGTGAATGGCGCCCTGATATCTCCTGTGATGATCCAGCTGATATTTACCAAGACGGGAGTAAGCTTTGGGCAATAGATAAGCCTGACATCTCTCAAGCTCCTCCTGGATGGGAAAGGTTGCTTAGGATCCGGGGTGAAGGAGGCTCTAGGTTCGCTGACAT ATATTATGTTACACCATCAGGAAAGAAGCTTCGCTCAATGGTTGAGGTGGAACG GTACCTACAGGCACAACCAGAGCATGCCAGAGATGGCGTGAATATTTCTCAATTCTCGTTTTTGATCCCTCGACCTCTGCAGGACAACTATGTTAGGAAGCCCTCTGCTACTCGAAATATGAATAAACCCACACCTCTTGAGCCTTATGAAG ACCggccaaaacaaaactaa